Proteins from a genomic interval of Musa acuminata AAA Group cultivar baxijiao chromosome BXJ1-9, Cavendish_Baxijiao_AAA, whole genome shotgun sequence:
- the LOC135594104 gene encoding uncharacterized protein LOC135594104, which yields MEQVCSEEKMCCFWLKQKDSNQISQLLKSLQTLNSVRRLSCDSHGVYLLPFPNTRLQILRYQTQSHHAVSLLLLRGLRRWCHRASVIRLGASSSGSPLPIVLQVSCGIAMLQRISVPAPQCRGGSEVDFLLELDISELSFSFTGHMTRQCLKGTNLGFAGSAD from the exons ATGGAGCAGG TTTGTTCAGAGGAAAAGATGTGTTGTTTTTGGCTCAAACAAAAAGACAGCAACCAAATCTCACAGCTACTTAAATCACTACAA ACGCTGAATTCCGTCCGACGCCTCTCTTGCGATTCCCATGGCGTCTACCTGCTTCCGTTCCCTAACACGCGCCTCCAGATCCTTCGTTACCAAACCCAGAGTCACCACGcggtctccctcctcctccttcgtgGTCTCCGACGCTGGTGCCACCGCGCTTCCGTCATCCGCCTCGGCGCGTCCTCCTCCGGCTCGCCGCTTCCCATCGTTCTCCAG GTCTCTTGCGGAATTGCGATGTTGCAGCGGATCTCTGTTCCCGCTCCACAGTGCCGTGGCGGCAGCGAGGTTGACTTCTTGCTTGAGCTCGACATCTCGGAGCTGTCGTTCTCTTTCACAGG GCACATGACGAGGCAGTGCTTGAAAGGAACAAACTTGGGATTTGCTGGGTCTGCAGATTAA